One genomic region from Verrucomicrobiia bacterium encodes:
- a CDS encoding DUF4965 domain-containing protein — protein MKLDFRAKTKALFILHATAAALGLMLAVARTPAAQSDSALRPPSVPLVACDPYFSIWSPADKLTDADTVHWTGKPNRLTSLVRIDGKGFRILGKEPAAVPPLPQTGLQVLPTRTIYTFEGQGVQLTCTFMTAALPDDLMIYSRPLAYLSWAASATDGHEHQVQVYFDAAPEIAVNDPKSQQVVTVKPQIEGLEVLGVGSLDQPVLEKKGDNLRIDWGHFYVAAKGAPIKSESGGSGQRAWIWAEAQPETWANQGALPFPASAGQQAGSGDGPQRLAFYFNLGKITSAPVSRWLMLAYDDEYSIQYFKHNLRPYWRRNGDDAAALLKKAAAEYESLKSRCEKFDADFMAGLTKAGGEKYARLCALAYRQCYAANKVVADANGQPLMFPKENFSNGCIGTVDVIYPMSPQFLLFSPSLAKAMLAPILDYAASPRWRWPFAPHDLGTYPLANGQVYGGGERTERDQMPVEETGNMLLMLGGLAQVEGNADFCSKYWPVLKKWADYLKAKGFDPENQLCTDDFAGHLAHNVNLSAKAICGLGAFAKLCAMRGEQGEAGELMNLAKSFSARWVKEADDGDHFRLAFDKPGTWSQKYNLVWDRILGLNLFADSVRRKEMDFYKTKQNEFGLPLDNRKQYTKLDWTLWTATLTQERPDFEALVAPIWRFLNETPNRVPMTDWFWTQNARQTGFQARSVVGGVFLQMLYDTAGWKQWAERDRTKAANWAPFPKPPKIVVVIPTSEERPMGWRYTTQPQAVGWFQPDFDDSSWKEAPGGFGTEGTPGAVVRTEWNTADIWLRREFTLPAGKWTDIELRVHHDEDAEIYLNGVQAARLPGFITEYETVPMKPKAQRALKPGKNVLAVHCHQTTGGQYIDAGLVEVQSSNN, from the coding sequence ATGAAACTCGACTTCCGGGCAAAAACCAAGGCCCTCTTCATACTCCATGCAACGGCGGCGGCCTTAGGCCTGATGCTGGCCGTAGCGCGAACCCCTGCGGCTCAAAGCGACTCCGCATTGCGTCCCCCCTCGGTGCCGCTTGTCGCCTGCGACCCTTATTTCAGCATCTGGTCGCCGGCGGATAAATTGACCGATGCCGATACGGTTCATTGGACGGGCAAACCGAATCGGCTCACCAGCCTGGTGCGGATTGATGGGAAGGGATTTCGCATCCTGGGCAAGGAACCGGCCGCCGTTCCCCCGCTGCCTCAAACCGGACTGCAGGTGCTCCCCACACGCACCATCTACACTTTTGAGGGTCAAGGCGTGCAGTTGACCTGCACGTTCATGACCGCCGCACTGCCCGATGACCTCATGATTTACTCGAGGCCACTGGCTTATCTGAGCTGGGCGGCTTCGGCGACTGACGGGCACGAGCACCAGGTCCAGGTTTATTTCGATGCGGCCCCGGAGATCGCCGTCAACGATCCAAAATCGCAGCAGGTCGTAACCGTGAAGCCACAGATCGAGGGTCTGGAGGTGCTGGGTGTCGGCTCCCTCGACCAGCCGGTGCTGGAGAAGAAGGGCGATAATTTGCGGATTGATTGGGGACATTTTTATGTGGCTGCGAAGGGCGCACCAATCAAATCAGAATCGGGTGGCTCGGGACAGAGGGCCTGGATTTGGGCTGAGGCGCAGCCGGAAACCTGGGCCAATCAAGGGGCACTCCCTTTCCCGGCGTCCGCCGGTCAACAGGCAGGCTCTGGCGACGGTCCTCAACGCCTCGCATTTTATTTCAACCTGGGCAAAATTACCTCCGCCCCCGTTTCCCGCTGGCTGATGCTTGCCTACGACGACGAGTATTCGATCCAGTATTTTAAACACAACCTCCGCCCTTACTGGCGCCGCAACGGTGATGACGCCGCCGCTCTCCTGAAGAAGGCCGCTGCAGAATACGAATCACTCAAAAGCCGATGCGAGAAGTTTGACGCGGACTTCATGGCTGGGCTCACAAAGGCCGGTGGTGAAAAATACGCGCGGCTTTGCGCGCTGGCTTATCGCCAATGCTACGCCGCAAACAAAGTCGTGGCCGATGCCAATGGCCAGCCGCTCATGTTTCCCAAGGAGAATTTCAGCAACGGCTGCATCGGGACAGTCGATGTCATTTATCCGATGTCGCCGCAGTTCCTTTTGTTCAGTCCGTCATTGGCCAAGGCGATGCTGGCGCCCATCCTGGACTACGCTGCCTCGCCGCGCTGGCGTTGGCCCTTTGCCCCGCATGATCTCGGCACCTATCCGTTGGCCAATGGACAGGTCTATGGCGGGGGCGAACGCACCGAGCGCGATCAGATGCCGGTCGAGGAGACTGGTAACATGCTGTTGATGCTGGGTGGCCTGGCCCAAGTCGAAGGCAACGCCGATTTCTGCTCGAAGTACTGGCCGGTCCTCAAGAAATGGGCCGATTACCTCAAAGCCAAAGGTTTTGATCCGGAGAACCAGCTTTGCACCGACGACTTTGCCGGCCATTTGGCCCACAACGTCAATCTCTCTGCCAAGGCCATCTGCGGCCTGGGGGCGTTCGCGAAGCTTTGCGCCATGCGCGGCGAGCAAGGCGAGGCTGGCGAGTTGATGAACCTGGCCAAGAGTTTTTCCGCGCGTTGGGTGAAGGAAGCCGATGATGGCGATCATTTCCGGCTCGCGTTCGATAAGCCCGGCACCTGGAGCCAGAAATATAATCTGGTTTGGGACCGCATCCTGGGCCTGAATCTCTTTGCCGATTCGGTCCGCCGCAAAGAAATGGACTTCTACAAAACCAAACAAAACGAGTTCGGCCTGCCGCTCGATAATCGCAAACAATATACGAAGCTCGACTGGACACTCTGGACGGCGACCCTGACCCAGGAGCGCCCTGATTTTGAAGCCCTGGTCGCGCCCATCTGGCGTTTTTTAAATGAAACCCCAAACCGCGTTCCAATGACCGATTGGTTTTGGACACAGAACGCCCGGCAAACCGGCTTTCAAGCACGCTCGGTCGTGGGCGGAGTTTTTCTTCAAATGCTCTATGATACCGCTGGGTGGAAACAATGGGCCGAACGCGACAGGACCAAAGCGGCAAACTGGGCGCCGTTTCCGAAGCCGCCCAAGATCGTGGTGGTCATTCCCACGTCGGAAGAGCGGCCCATGGGCTGGCGCTACACGACTCAACCGCAGGCCGTGGGTTGGTTCCAACCCGACTTTGACGACTCGTCATGGAAAGAAGCCCCTGGGGGTTTTGGCACCGAGGGGACTCCCGGCGCCGTGGTGCGCACCGAGTGGAACACGGCGGACATCTGGCTGCGCCGCGAGTTTACGCTGCCAGCGGGCAAGTGGACTGACATCGAGTTGCGGGTGCATCACGATGAAGACGCCGAGATTTATTTGAATGGCGTGCAGGCCGCCAGGCTTCCAGGGTTTATCACAGAATATGAAACCGTCCCGATGAAGCCCAAGGCCCAGAGGGCCCTCAAACCCGGCAAGAATGTGCTGGCCGTGCATTGCCATCAAACGACAGGCGGCCAGTATATCGATGCCGGCCTGGTCGAGGTGCAATCGAGCAATAACTGA
- a CDS encoding MFS transporter yields MNDPAIRTADSQRLRAAGGSIARRGIANYRWVICALLFFATTINYIDRQILALLKEILDQKIGWTNEQFGFVNSAFQFSYGLGLLGFGWFVDRFGTKLGYAVSIAAWSVAAASHALVGSVSGFLAARAALGLGESGNFPSAVKAVALWFPKRERAFATSIFNAGTNVGPLIAPLLIPAMAFAWGWQSTFLAAGAAGLLWLFLWIPFYDAPDKSRYVTQAELDMIADARQEVHQKVSWLGLLRYRQTWSFILAKFLTDPVWWFFLIWLPDFFRQTRGLDIRKSWIHLVTIYGIVTVLSIFGGWITGYLTQKGWSVTRARKTGMLIFALCVVPVLAVSRVGDWAAVLLIGVAASAHQAWSANLFTTVSDMFPSQAVASVVGIGGMAGSVGGFIFPIVAGGMLDHFKAVQNIRAGYAILFGICACAYVVAFVLNHLLAPRYEPIEL; encoded by the coding sequence ATGAACGACCCCGCGATCAGGACCGCCGACAGCCAAAGACTCAGGGCCGCCGGTGGTTCAATCGCCAGGCGGGGCATTGCCAATTATCGCTGGGTCATTTGCGCGCTGTTATTTTTCGCCACCACTATCAATTACATCGATCGGCAAATACTCGCCCTGCTCAAAGAAATCCTCGACCAAAAAATCGGCTGGACGAACGAGCAATTCGGGTTTGTAAACTCGGCTTTCCAATTCTCCTACGGCCTGGGCCTGCTGGGCTTCGGATGGTTTGTGGACCGGTTCGGCACCAAGCTCGGTTACGCAGTGTCCATCGCCGCCTGGAGCGTCGCGGCGGCTTCCCATGCCCTGGTGGGCAGTGTCAGCGGGTTCCTCGCCGCCCGCGCCGCCCTCGGTTTGGGCGAGTCGGGTAACTTCCCTTCTGCGGTGAAGGCCGTGGCGCTGTGGTTCCCCAAACGCGAGCGGGCGTTTGCAACCAGCATCTTCAACGCCGGCACCAATGTCGGACCATTGATTGCGCCGCTGCTTATTCCGGCAATGGCTTTTGCGTGGGGCTGGCAATCCACCTTCCTGGCCGCCGGCGCAGCCGGGCTGCTTTGGCTCTTTCTTTGGATTCCCTTTTATGATGCGCCCGATAAAAGCCGGTATGTAACTCAAGCGGAGCTCGATATGATAGCGGATGCCAGGCAAGAGGTTCATCAAAAGGTCTCTTGGCTGGGCCTGCTGAGATACCGCCAAACCTGGTCGTTCATTTTGGCCAAGTTTCTCACGGACCCTGTTTGGTGGTTTTTCCTGATTTGGTTGCCGGATTTTTTCAGGCAGACGCGCGGCCTGGACATCCGCAAGAGCTGGATTCATCTCGTGACGATTTATGGGATCGTCACCGTGCTGAGTATTTTTGGCGGGTGGATAACCGGCTATCTCACCCAAAAGGGCTGGAGCGTCACCCGCGCTCGCAAAACCGGGATGCTCATCTTCGCCCTCTGCGTGGTGCCGGTCCTGGCCGTCAGCCGGGTAGGTGATTGGGCGGCGGTGTTGCTCATTGGCGTGGCGGCCTCGGCGCACCAGGCCTGGTCTGCCAACCTCTTTACGACGGTATCGGATATGTTTCCCAGCCAGGCTGTCGCTTCCGTGGTTGGCATCGGCGGAATGGCTGGGTCGGTCGGTGGTTTTATCTTTCCAATCGTTGCCGGGGGGATGCTGGACCATTTCAAAGCAGTCCAGAATATTCGGGCGGGCTATGCCATCCTGTTCGGCATTTGCGCGTGCGCGTACGTGGTGGCCTTCGTCCTGAATCACCTCCTGGCGCCGCGTTACGAACCAATCGAGTTGTAA
- a CDS encoding glycoside hydrolase family 95 protein → MNFLFRATSFRAALLLASSLCSVTASSSLTLWYTKPAEKWVEAIPIGNGQLGAMVFGGVTTERLQLNEDTLWTGQPHEYQHEGAAKYLPTIRQLLFEGKQKEAEDLAENQFMSVPLHQKAYQPFGDLRLFFPGHTNAINYRRELNLETAVAKVSYEAGGVRFERRFFASYPDRVIVCSIEADKRGKVGFIAKLDSPHAAARILRRGGDQLALVGEVQSGGIRFESRVRVIARGGKITVNDDVISVQGADSALIWLSAATSFRNYHDISADPAERCEAVMKAIAGKSLATLLRRHEADYQKLFRRVALDLGSSEACQLPTNQRLKQAATESDPQLATLYFQFGRYLLIASSRPGGEPANLQGLWNDKLEPPWDSKWTVNINTEMNYWPAEVCNLSECAEPLFDLIADCAVTGEKTAKAHYNARGWVLHHNTDIWRGTAPINASNHGIWVTGGAWLCHHLWDHYLFTGDTEFLKTRAYPIMKEAALFFTDFLVRDPKTGWLISGPSNSPEEGGLVMGPTMDHQIIRDLFANTAQAATLLGVDADLAAKLTTMRRQIAPNQIGKYHQLQEWLEDKDDPNNQHRHCSHLWAVYPGWEITPRGTPELCAAAKQSLIFRGDGGTGWSKAWKINFWARFQDGDHAHKMLAEALSGNTFPNLFDAHPPFQIDGNFGGTAGIAEMLLQSHEVQSKTAQDDGSRGTSRIEGERDVELLPALPSAWPSGSVKGLRARGGFEMDLTWRDGKLTRATVRSLLGNPCRLRLGEKMVELSTRRGRSYSFDGELRRL, encoded by the coding sequence ATGAACTTTTTATTTCGAGCCACTTCTTTCCGCGCTGCGCTTTTGCTGGCATCCTCTCTTTGCTCGGTCACCGCCTCGTCTTCCTTGACTCTCTGGTACACCAAACCCGCCGAAAAGTGGGTCGAGGCCATTCCTATTGGCAATGGACAGCTTGGGGCCATGGTCTTTGGTGGCGTCACAACCGAGCGCCTCCAGCTTAACGAGGACACTCTCTGGACCGGGCAGCCGCATGAATACCAGCACGAGGGTGCGGCCAAGTACCTGCCAACGATCAGGCAACTGCTGTTTGAGGGCAAACAGAAGGAAGCCGAGGACCTCGCCGAGAACCAGTTCATGAGCGTGCCGCTTCACCAAAAAGCCTACCAGCCTTTCGGCGACCTGCGCCTATTCTTCCCCGGCCACACCAATGCCATTAATTACCGGCGCGAGCTCAATCTGGAAACCGCCGTCGCCAAGGTCAGCTATGAAGCCGGCGGTGTGCGATTTGAGCGGCGCTTTTTTGCGAGTTATCCGGACCGGGTGATTGTCTGTTCGATCGAGGCAGACAAGCGGGGCAAGGTTGGTTTCATCGCCAAGCTCGACAGCCCGCATGCAGCGGCTCGGATTTTGAGGCGCGGTGGCGATCAACTTGCATTAGTTGGCGAAGTCCAATCGGGCGGCATCCGCTTCGAATCACGTGTCCGGGTTATCGCGCGTGGCGGCAAGATAACCGTAAACGACGATGTCATTAGCGTTCAAGGGGCCGACTCGGCCCTGATTTGGCTTTCAGCCGCCACAAGTTTCAGGAATTACCACGATATCAGCGCCGACCCGGCGGAACGGTGCGAGGCCGTTATGAAGGCGATTGCGGGAAAGAGCCTCGCCACCCTGCTAAGGAGACACGAGGCCGATTACCAGAAGCTATTCCGTCGAGTGGCGCTTGATCTCGGTTCCTCCGAGGCCTGCCAGCTTCCGACCAATCAGCGCCTCAAGCAGGCGGCTACAGAATCTGACCCGCAGCTTGCGACCCTTTATTTTCAGTTTGGCCGCTATCTGCTGATCGCCAGCAGCCGGCCCGGGGGAGAGCCGGCCAATCTCCAGGGCCTTTGGAACGATAAACTGGAACCGCCCTGGGACAGTAAGTGGACCGTCAACATCAATACCGAAATGAACTACTGGCCGGCGGAGGTCTGCAATTTGTCCGAATGCGCCGAGCCGTTGTTTGATTTGATTGCTGATTGCGCTGTGACGGGTGAAAAGACGGCTAAAGCTCATTATAATGCGCGTGGCTGGGTCCTGCACCACAACACGGACATCTGGCGCGGCACGGCGCCCATCAACGCCTCAAATCACGGCATCTGGGTCACCGGCGGGGCCTGGCTTTGCCATCATCTCTGGGACCACTACCTGTTCACGGGCGACACCGAATTCCTGAAGACCCGCGCCTATCCCATCATGAAAGAGGCTGCCCTGTTTTTCACCGATTTCCTCGTGCGCGACCCCAAAACCGGCTGGCTCATAAGCGGGCCGTCCAACTCCCCTGAGGAAGGCGGTTTGGTTATGGGCCCGACGATGGACCATCAGATCATTCGCGACCTGTTCGCCAACACAGCCCAGGCAGCGACCTTGCTGGGCGTGGACGCGGACCTCGCCGCCAAGCTCACCACGATGCGCCGCCAAATCGCTCCGAACCAAATCGGCAAATATCACCAACTCCAGGAATGGCTCGAAGACAAGGATGATCCAAATAACCAACACCGGCATTGCTCCCATTTATGGGCGGTGTATCCCGGCTGGGAGATCACCCCGCGCGGAACGCCCGAACTGTGCGCGGCGGCAAAGCAATCGCTCATTTTCCGTGGCGACGGCGGAACCGGCTGGAGCAAGGCCTGGAAAATCAATTTCTGGGCCAGGTTCCAAGACGGGGACCACGCGCACAAGATGCTGGCCGAGGCGCTTTCGGGGAACACTTTTCCCAATCTGTTCGACGCGCATCCGCCCTTCCAGATTGACGGCAATTTCGGCGGCACAGCCGGCATAGCCGAAATGCTTCTCCAGAGTCATGAGGTCCAGTCCAAAACTGCGCAAGACGACGGCAGCCGAGGCACATCGAGAATAGAGGGAGAGCGGGATGTCGAGTTGCTACCGGCCCTGCCTAGCGCCTGGCCGAGCGGGTCGGTCAAAGGCTTAAGAGCGCGCGGCGGGTTCGAGATGGATTTAACCTGGCGCGATGGGAAGCTGACCCGCGCCACCGTCCGTTCCCTGCTGGGCAATCCCTGCAGGCTGCGGCTCGGAGAAAAGATGGTCGAGTTATCAACCCGCCGTGGAAGGTCGTATTCCTTTGACGGCGAATTACGCAGACTCTGA
- a CDS encoding glucoamylase family protein, protein MKRPLFLCFLFLAAAAPIASAIQAPAGLIVRTGDLSLVLHWDKVIDPTLAGYRVYRSQNSGASFTLLTSTLLTSPGYCDLSVSDGQTNVYYATAVDTSSQESPPSAIITAAPHPFASDDDFLDYVQAANFDYFWYLANPNNGLVPDRSAAGSACSIAAVGFGLTAIGIGIDHGWISRTQGVARVLTTLNTFLLGSQGAGSTGVIGYNGWFYHFLDMNTALRSGSSELSSIDTALLLAGILYSKQYFNGANADETAIRTAADAIFNRVNWAWMAQGTDAVAMGWAPGSGFQGYGNWVGYDEAMLIYILGLGTATNPLPASAWSRWTSGYTWATYYGYSYVPLPPLFVHQYSHCWIDFRHVADAFMNSHNTTYFENSRRASLVQQQYCIANPKAEVGYSSNVWGLTACDGPSGYNARGAPAGLDDGTVAPTAAGGSMAFTPELSLPTLRYFYSHFRPRIWTAYGFRDAFNLGAQWYGSDELGIDQGPIVIMIENYRTQNVWRLIMRNPEVQRGMQRAGFVPLSFMNPTLQPIWSQDAVNLSWAALTGRAYQVEWSPDLEGWFTSPLGEQLATNTTATWTDNGPPGTSLAPTNATQRFYRVVQFGTP, encoded by the coding sequence ATGAAACGACCGCTGTTTTTGTGCTTTCTTTTCCTGGCCGCCGCTGCGCCCATCGCCTCTGCCATCCAAGCCCCTGCAGGCCTGATTGTCCGCACAGGCGACCTGAGCCTGGTCTTGCACTGGGACAAAGTGATCGATCCCACCCTTGCAGGCTATCGGGTCTATCGTTCACAGAATAGCGGAGCAAGTTTCACACTGCTCACCTCGACTTTGCTGACCTCACCTGGTTATTGCGATTTAAGCGTCAGCGATGGCCAGACAAACGTTTATTACGCTACTGCGGTGGATACCTCTTCACAGGAAAGCCCGCCCTCGGCAATAATTACCGCAGCACCCCATCCCTTCGCCAGCGATGACGATTTCCTCGATTACGTGCAGGCGGCCAATTTCGATTATTTCTGGTATCTGGCAAATCCGAATAATGGCCTGGTGCCCGACCGGAGCGCAGCGGGGTCGGCCTGCAGCATCGCGGCCGTGGGGTTCGGGCTGACGGCGATTGGCATCGGCATCGATCACGGTTGGATTTCACGCACTCAAGGCGTGGCGCGCGTTTTGACCACGTTGAACACCTTTCTTCTAGGGTCGCAGGGAGCCGGCAGCACAGGAGTCATCGGTTACAACGGCTGGTTTTATCACTTCCTCGATATGAATACCGCCCTGCGGTCTGGCTCCAGTGAGTTGTCTTCCATCGACACGGCTCTGTTGCTGGCCGGCATTCTTTATTCCAAGCAGTATTTCAACGGCGCCAACGCCGATGAAACGGCCATTCGAACCGCCGCTGACGCAATTTTCAATCGAGTCAACTGGGCCTGGATGGCACAAGGCACCGACGCGGTGGCAATGGGTTGGGCGCCCGGCTCCGGTTTCCAAGGTTACGGCAACTGGGTGGGTTATGACGAGGCGATGCTCATCTATATCCTGGGCCTGGGGACCGCGACCAATCCCCTGCCGGCTTCGGCGTGGAGCCGTTGGACCAGCGGTTATACCTGGGCCACTTATTACGGGTATTCCTATGTGCCCCTGCCGCCATTGTTCGTGCACCAATATTCCCATTGCTGGATTGATTTCCGGCATGTCGCCGACGCCTTCATGAACAGCCACAACACCACCTATTTCGAGAACTCGCGTCGTGCCAGCCTGGTCCAGCAGCAGTACTGCATTGCAAATCCGAAGGCGGAAGTGGGCTACAGCAGCAACGTGTGGGGATTGACGGCTTGTGACGGGCCCAGCGGGTATAACGCTCGCGGCGCCCCGGCAGGGCTTGACGACGGCACCGTCGCTCCCACCGCGGCAGGAGGCTCGATGGCTTTCACGCCGGAGCTTTCTCTGCCAACTTTGCGGTATTTCTACAGCCATTTTCGCCCGCGGATTTGGACTGCATACGGATTCCGGGACGCTTTCAATCTAGGCGCTCAATGGTATGGGTCGGATGAGCTGGGCATCGACCAGGGGCCGATCGTGATTATGATCGAGAACTATCGCACGCAAAATGTCTGGCGGCTCATTATGCGCAATCCCGAAGTCCAACGCGGGATGCAACGGGCTGGATTCGTCCCGCTCTCGTTCATGAATCCCACACTCCAGCCCATCTGGAGCCAGGACGCAGTGAACCTGAGTTGGGCCGCCTTGACCGGACGCGCGTATCAGGTGGAATGGTCACCCGACCTGGAGGGCTGGTTTACCTCGCCCCTGGGCGAACAGCTCGCGACGAATACAACAGCAACCTGGACCGATAACGGGCCGCCCGGCACGTCCCTGGCGCCGACCAACGCCACCCAAAGGTTCTATCGGGTGGTCCAGTTCGGCACACCGTAG